A region of the Montipora foliosa isolate CH-2021 chromosome 8, ASM3666993v2, whole genome shotgun sequence genome:
ACACAATTTAACAGAAAATGCATCTATTAAGGAAACTCTGCTTGAAGCATTCAGTTCTAACCCTCGGAAATATAAAATCATGCTTACGCTCACGAAGCACACGTTTCCTCTTTGGAGGTAGCAAATCATGAAGTATATGATCGTCTCTGATTACGTTCTTAAAAAGCTTAGAGTCCCTATCTTTAATTACGTCAagtacagttgttttctttgtgacAAAGCCAAACCTGTGGGCCCTCTTGAGAAACCTTTCGATTCTGTCTAGATATTTTCGCTGGTAAGCTGCACCCCAGACTTCGATCCCATACAAAAATACAGACATCACGAGCGAGTTAAACAAATTATGGAGTTGATCCTTGGAATATCCATAGGATTTCCACACCCTAAGAATGTACATTCGACTACTCGCTTTGGATAGCATATTGTCGATGTGGATGTCCCAGTTAGTAACATCTTCCTGAAATGTAACTCCTAACAGTTTTAACCATGATTTCCTTTTTATTCCTGGTAATTCTGGAGGGGATAACTTAGTAGTTTTGCCGTGCATGCACATTTCCCATGTTTTATTGAGAGACATCTCGTTTATATCAGCCCCTTTGTTTATGTACTCAACCTCAGCGGCGGCAGTATCAGTGCTTTGCCTAACCGGAACACTTATCGTAATGTCATCAGCATACTTCACTAAGAGATTGTTCATTGGAGAAACAGCTGCAATATCATTCACCATGAGAGAAAACAGGGTGGGTCCTAATACGGTGCCTTGAGGAACCCCCCTGTTAATGGAAACAAACGCAGTGATCGCATCGTCAACAACTACTCTTTGTTTTCGATTATCCAGAGATCCAGTTGATGATATATGGGTTAATGTTTGTAGACTTCAGCTTGTCACAGATAATCTTGTGGGACACTGTGTCGAACGCTTTACTAAATTCAAAGGATAACACGCGCACAAAGTCAGAATCACGATCTAATGCAGACAGCAAGAAATGTTGACATTTTAAGAGGGCTAGAGTAGTGTTACACCCATCCCTGAACCCCAATTGGTCATTGTTAATGATCGACTTGAATTCTGTTGACATTTCTTGTTTGAATACCAGCCTTTCAAAAAGTCTCATTATAATGTTGGTTAGAGAAATTGGTCTGAGTTGTGTGCATTCAGTAACTGGCGACTCTTTTGGAATTGGCCGGACGTTTGCAGTCTTCCAAAGCGCAGGAACAGACTGGTGCATGATAGAACAGTTAAATATCTTAGTAATTATAGGTGCAAGCTGATGAGCATATAGTCTTTCCACAACCAATGGGGGAGTTGATCAGGGCCTGCAGCTGTTCGTTTCTGGTTAAGCAAGAACCATTTGACTGTATTAACATCAAAAGTAGGGATTCTAGTTCCATTAGGTATTGGAAGTTGTTCAGGTGCAGTATACTGCGGACTGGTGTTGATTTCTTTAAAATAGGAATTGATAGTTTCCGGTTCGATGATGGATGAGATCATTTGGTTATTCGATTTTCTGCCAGTTATCTTGTTGACTGTGTCCCACCAACCCTTGGAATCATTTCTATGTTTAAAAGCTTCATTGCGGACTTCAcgaacttgattctctcttATCAGGTTGTTTATTCTTTCCAGCAGCGTGGTGTCTATGAGAAACCCATATCTCTTCATGCTTTTATTCCTTAAGTTGCACAGATGCTTAATTAACGGCGACATAAAAGGAGGATCACGAGATGATATTTTCACTTTGATAAGCGGGAAACATTCGTTATACATCAGAGTTAAAGTGTCAGTGAGCTCGTTAACCATATCATTTACATCATTATGCGCTGAAATTTGTGACCAATTACACTCCGCAAGCTTTCAATCCATTTGTATTTTCCTGTGTTCCCTTGTATCTCTTGCATAggcaataataacaatattattaataacaaTATCATTACAGTAAGGGCACttgaaccgtgaacacttgacatttttgtgtaaattttttttttcaacgactAAGAAATAAAGgttcttatgatgtatagtgttacatgtatagcattttgtaagtataaaaacattaaatactcttgtcaaaaggatGAGCCCACATTCTAAagtcactaaaaaaatgtacaaacaaatatcaagtgttcatgattcgagtgtcctcactgtaaTGACGGCAATAATAACACtaaagatgataataataataataataataataataataatcatcttcatcatcatcatcataatcatcaaaaatatttacaaatgtatTAAAATTTATCCCATCATAACTTGTTTTCCTTTATACTCTCATTTACGAAATGATAAAAATTCTCATgtaaaaaaactaataaagtaatttcagagatccatccatgcaacctttgtgtagggctcttgactaaaaagcttccttagaaACCGCTGATTTTCTGTAAGTAAGTGCTACCACCCTTAACAATAGTTACAGGGCAAAAAAGCGTTAAGATAAACCTTAGTTAAGGCTTATCAGTGACCCATTATCCTTCTCAGTTCTATTTACATAGTAATAATGCATACATACCTACTTAACTGACCTCTACTCGTAGGGGGGTTACATGACCAACAACTGTTAATCCAGTTACATgtagctatttacaagtgcagccgagaggTTGAGCCAACGACTACCAGGATCCGAAGGATCTCCGGACCTCAACGCAAGCACCCTAACCCCTGCGCCGTGCTGCCTCCATATTGACCTGTTGTTACTGCTTTTACGAGTAATGTTATCATTAGGTCTTGGAATGTGAacatgacgatgatgatgacgataatgataatgaataaTAACAGCCATAAgaatcattgtcatcatcatcacatttCATAACGTCACAAGCATATTTAGTGCGGCACAAGTTCTCTGCTGATAAATTGGGAAAGCTGTACATCTAATTCAATTAATTCACAAAAAATATAACCAGAtcgaatcaaatgttggtttttgacgaGAGCACAGTAATAAataaactcagcccacatatgaaGGTGAGTCAGTAATCGAACTTGGGCCACTGCACCAACTCTGATCCCCTCAATAGCAACGTACAGCGGGACTATTGTTAGAACGTGTTCCTAAGACATTTGGTTCAGCTTTgggtttagaacaacagcatgTGACTCTTACTCTTAATTTGGCTGTACTGGACAGCCCACTTTTAATTGTCAAGAGGAATTGCCCAACAGCTTAGCTCATACTCTGGTTGACTTTCATGCCCCTCAAAAGCTTGTGTTATTATGTTATCTTCTGGCCTACTTCCAGTATCTTTTGATACTCTTTGATCCTTCTTGCACTTGTGTGAATTTTTCCATGTCTCTTAAGGGAATCTGCTCGGCTAAAACGTTTGCCACATTCTTTGCATTCATACGGCtactctccagtatggactctttcgtgTGCCTgtagagtttttttttctgtatctGAAACACCTCCAGCACTGTTTGCATTTAAAAGGGTTCTCAaaagtatggactctttcatgtgtccttaaagTTTCCCTGTGCGTAAGACACCTGCCACACTGTATGCACTCATAAAGCTTTTCTCCGCTATGGATTCTTTCATGTGTAATTAATGTCCCTGGTTAATTAAATTTTTTGTCACACTGTTTACATTCATGAGGCTGTTTTCCGGTGCGACGTTGCGCCATATCTCCTCATACTTACTTCTCGCTTTTTCTCTTCACTGTGGAGTCTTTCCTGTCTCCTTGTCTCCTTTGACTTGCTACTTGACTGAAGGGCTTACCACGGTGCTCGTATTCAGATAGTCTCTCTCCAGTATGGATCCTGACATGTCTCCTTAATACTGTTGCTCCCGTAAAACACTTTCTGTACTCTTTACACTCATAAGACTTTTCTCCGATATGAATCAGTCTATGTGTTCTTAAAGTTAATAAATAaccaaaacacttgccacactggtTGCATTTGAGAGGCTTCTGCCCAGTGTCGACTATTTCATGGTTCTTTAAAGTGAACAATctactaaaacacttgccacactgtttgcattcacagggcttctctccagtatgcacTCTTCGATGAAAACTTAGACTTTGCGGTTGAGGAAAACACTTCCCACAGTGTTCGCACTGATTAGGCCTTACTCACACTATGGATCTTTCATGATATTTCCTCAGGTCTCCTGGTCGTCTGAAACACTGGTCACACTGTTTGTTTTTCTCCGGTAGGAATCATTCTATGTCTTCTTAAAATTGCTAAGTAACCAAAGCACTTGCTCCAGTGGTTGCATTTATTAGGCTTTTGCCCAGTGTGGACTTTTCCATGCTCACTAAAACTTTATCTTTGACTAAAGAAGTTGTCACAATGTTTACAGTGATAAGGCTTGTCTCGAGTATGTACTCTTTGATGCAATTTTAGATGCCCAACTTGTCTAAAACACCTGCCACAGTGCGCACACTTATATTTGCTTTCTCCAATATGGAATTTTTCATGTCCCCTGAGGTTTGATAAATTAGCCTGTAGAATATTTCTACTCAGCCAGAAGACGTAACTTTTGTATAAGGGTAATAAGATGAACATAAGAATCCTCAAGCTCTAAAAATCGCAGTAATATTTGTTTTAGacagttttaaaaagaaaatcccCTCTCTTTTCGTCAGTATTGAGGAACTTTATTCCATATTTTACATCCAATCCGCGAGGATTGACTCTGTTGATGTAACCTTGAAAATTTCTCATAAAAATTGCCCGCTTCCGCTGATCGAGTGTTAAGGGAGTGGATAGAATCAATGTTAGTAAAAAGGTCTATCAAGTTTGTAGGTGCAGGTTTGCAATGGATATCATGCATTAGAGTTGATACATCTTTGTAATAGACCATAGACCATCTCCACAGGAAGAATGTTAGCACATATGAATAAAGGTATAGCATGTTCTTTTTTACTTGCaaattaaagtaaattaaagctaattaagacggaatccaccagaagttcgagtaacaagtggacaaaaGTCTAGTACCAAGATTATAAACATcgtattgcaaacttctgtacgactgttttaaatatcttctttaaaaaaatcatttctagcaacaccaaacgtcaaaaacaactgttgaactttgtaagaaacacttgaaagtactggtgaaatgaaactaATGATGAAAATTTACCTGTGTTTGTACAATTTCTCTGaacgttgaaatttaatttttctcgttcgcatgggaaattgtttttggtGTTATTTCAGGaaatatttatatctttagctttcaggaaatgtaaaaaggacagtaaaatacttaaaattattctggtaccagatttttgtccactaaaagcTGAAATTGCTCGACTTTCTATCGGATTTTGTCTTAAACACTGGGCCCGCTTCTGGATGATTTAAATTTTGCATGTTTAGATTAGCCTTAAGTCTGGCCCCAGGCCAGTAGTCCGTAAGAAATGTATCGATGCATTAAAGAGCGATAAATATTGAAAAGAATAGAAGTCGCTACAAAATGTCTGAGTCTTGAGGAGTTTTGAGGGCAATGTAGTCTACATGAAATGTCCAGGAAAGATCATTGCCGATCATTAAACCCGCAAGATACTTGACAAAAGAGTTACGTTCAAGTTGCTTCATCATTTTGTTCTCATTGTCAAATACGTTAAGATGAATATCGATTTTAGTCTTTCGTAAGGGGCCCCAATAGGATTTTCAGGATCCTGGATTTAGCCTTTTTGGAGCCCGGGATTCGGGATTCTAAAAATCTATGGGACTTGATGCGGGATTCAACGTTATTACGAAGCGGGATCCGGGAAATCGTCACTTTGAACCTCCGAGATCCGGGATTTCTGACGgcgagaaaattaaaataaactcaACTTTCGCCTTCGGCAACGACGGAAACGACCGGAAATCCACATCacgtacagtcaactctctggtAAGCGACCACTCTTGGTGTACGACAAAGTGATCGCTTGTAGGAGGTGGTCGCTTAAGAGAAAAAGCCCAAACTTGACCGATTAACGTGATTACATAAAGATAATTACCTCATACGCTAAAATTAAGCAAATATACAACGTTTTCTGTTTGCGCTGCTGGGATTGGTAAAGGAGCATCGTCACTGCCATCATCACTGTCCGGATCAATTTATATTTCTGTCttggaaaggttacgtttatacaaacgttggccgtgtagcacttatattttaaacagagttaactgaatagagtgtaatgtgaagtgc
Encoded here:
- the LOC137968255 gene encoding uncharacterized protein, encoding MVNDIAAVSPMNNLLVKYADDITISVPVRQSTDTAAAEVEYINKGADINEMSLNKTWEMCMHGKTTKLSPPELPGIKRKSWLKLLGVTFQEDVTNWDIHIDNMLSKASSRMYILRVWKSYGYSKDQLHNLFNSLVMSVFLYGIEVWGAAYQRKYLDRIERFLKRAHRFGFVTKKTTVLDVIKDRDSKLFKNVIRDDHILHDLLPPKRKRVLRERKHDFIFPRVRTECFKQSFLNRCIFC